The Ornithinimicrobium faecis genome includes a window with the following:
- a CDS encoding HIT family protein, translated as MGHHHEEQRYHDSSGCACHGRTLVPAERSVNNGVRRVATAMRVAYGCEGTSTRQHNEPAGGQDVWHLHVHVFPRFADDALYQRHDDARWVTVDERRPFADKLRSALQLPTTFG; from the coding sequence ATGGGGCACCACCATGAGGAGCAGCGATACCACGATAGCAGCGGCTGTGCGTGCCATGGGCGAACATTAGTACCGGCCGAACGGAGTGTCAACAACGGGGTGCGGCGAGTCGCGACGGCGATGCGCGTCGCCTATGGCTGCGAGGGGACCTCCACCCGACAGCACAACGAGCCAGCAGGTGGTCAAGACGTGTGGCACCTGCACGTCCACGTCTTCCCGCGGTTCGCCGACGACGCCCTCTATCAACGCCACGACGACGCGCGCTGGGTCACTGTTGATGAACGGCGCCCGTTCGCAGACAAGTTGCGCTCCGCCCTGCAGTTGCCGACCACGTTCGGCTGA
- a CDS encoding GNAT family N-acetyltransferase, whose product MAQRAVGGEGWGIIGTHIHPEAGRTGLGRRLFATSLAAAKAAGLRHIDASIGSDNSAALAYYAAMGFTPHREGSDTIPHRFDVP is encoded by the coding sequence GTGGCCCAGCGTGCCGTTGGCGGTGAGGGGTGGGGGATCATCGGCACCCACATCCACCCTGAGGCTGGTCGCACCGGACTTGGTCGCCGTCTCTTCGCCACGTCTCTGGCAGCAGCGAAGGCCGCCGGGCTGAGGCACATCGACGCGAGCATCGGCAGCGACAACTCCGCCGCACTGGCCTACTACGCGGCCATGGGCTTCACGCCGCACCGGGAGGGAAGCGACACCATCCCGCACCGCTTCGACGTCCCATAG
- a CDS encoding GNAT family N-acetyltransferase, giving the protein MLAGRSHPDDPSTRVCRWARAESASSLRLTPPIGHYVGRMIETRPALTTDAEDMAEVQNAIYRAGLRASASDAALVRERHLDPEYRIACTVAEREGRVIGFQSLKRAWPGNPYDVGEGWGIIGTHIHPEAGRTGLGRRLFATSLAAAKAEAHRREHRQRQLRRTGLLRGHGLHAAPGGKRHHPAPLRRPIPCSQRAHRTPRGGAHPFGRFPATSGPNSFGAVMAVTGVPAQRAPTSQPLTNSRPLFQHEPDQPNVVGNCRAERNLSANGRRSSTVTQRASSWR; this is encoded by the coding sequence ATGCTGGCTGGTCGATCGCATCCCGATGATCCTTCCACGCGAGTGTGTCGCTGGGCGAGGGCTGAAAGTGCTTCTTCGCTCAGACTGACGCCGCCGATCGGGCATTACGTTGGACGCATGATTGAGACACGGCCCGCGCTGACCACTGACGCTGAGGACATGGCCGAGGTGCAGAACGCGATCTATCGCGCAGGCCTGCGCGCGAGCGCGTCCGACGCAGCACTGGTTCGCGAGCGACACCTCGATCCGGAATACAGAATCGCGTGCACTGTCGCCGAGCGCGAGGGGCGGGTGATCGGTTTCCAGTCACTCAAGCGGGCGTGGCCCGGAAACCCCTACGACGTGGGTGAGGGGTGGGGGATCATCGGCACCCACATCCACCCTGAGGCTGGTCGCACCGGACTTGGTCGCCGTCTCTTCGCCACGTCTCTGGCAGCAGCGAAGGCCGAGGCACATCGACGCGAGCATCGGCAGCGACAACTCCGCCGCACTGGCCTACTACGCGGCCATGGGCTTCACGCCGCACCGGGAGGGAAGCGACACCATCCCGCACCGCTTCGACGTCCCATACCTTGCTCACAGCGGGCTCACCGGACACCCCGCGGAGGTGCTCATCCGTTTGGCAGGTTCCCCGCCACATCAGGGCCCAACTCCTTCGGCGCCGTCATGGCAGTCACGGGAGTGCCGGCACAACGGGCCCCGACGAGCCAGCCTCTGACCAACTCGCGGCCGCTATTTCAACATGAGCCCGATCAGCCGAACGTGGTCGGCAACTGCAGGGCGGAGCGCAACTTGTCTGCGAACGGGCGCCGTTCATCAACAGTGACCCAGCGCGCGTCGTCGTGGCGTTGA
- a CDS encoding HIT family protein, producing MRQTSHEPAGYSCPFCRLQAGVWNDRNQPSDVVAVTDRAFARIAPKWWPANPGAALVIPRRHVENLYEMDADDGHAVWDLTQQVATAMRVAYGCEGTSTRQHNEPAGGQDVWHLHVHVFPRFADDALYQRHDDARWVTVDERRPFADKLRSALQLPTTFA from the coding sequence ATGCGACAGACCAGCCACGAACCAGCTGGCTACTCCTGCCCGTTCTGTCGTCTCCAGGCTGGTGTCTGGAACGATCGGAACCAGCCCAGCGACGTCGTCGCCGTCACCGATCGTGCTTTCGCTCGCATCGCACCCAAGTGGTGGCCCGCCAATCCGGGGGCAGCTCTGGTCATCCCGCGGCGGCATGTGGAGAACCTCTACGAGATGGACGCTGACGACGGTCATGCGGTGTGGGATCTCACCCAGCAGGTCGCGACGGCGATGCGCGTCGCCTATGGCTGCGAGGGGACCTCCACCCGACAGCACAACGAGCCAGCAGGTGGTCAAGACGTGTGGCACCTGCACGTCCACGTCTTCCCGCGGTTCGCCGACGACGCCCTCTATCAACGCCACGACGACGCGCGCTGGGTCACTGTTGATGAACGGCGCCCGTTCGCAGACAAGTTGCGCTCCGCCCTGCAGTTGCCGACCACGTTCGCCTGA